The Sediminispirochaeta smaragdinae DSM 11293 genome has a segment encoding these proteins:
- a CDS encoding alpha-1,2-fucosyltransferase: MVILMNKPGQLANRLFLFAHFISSAMEHKFTVLCPSLDEYALYFKNFAGSLCPRFPCTFVRRYSQQKAHQRNFCYVLLNKLGRMVLKNKSRYGMLRTGLIATHSEIFDISQKDIVRQLKKPFCFIRNYFYHDVKGLKKYRNEIAPLFVLSDEYAEKIKSFSKGMRKDVEIVIGVHIRRGDYKTWRGGQYYFEDDVYTRFIAQAKNLFSGKRVRFLICSNESVDVSVGGDADCIMGPGSEIEDLYALAECDYLIGPPSSYSRWASFLSYSPLFAIEDPDHVLCLEDFKDVFESPWMTHSTVQPTKAG, from the coding sequence ATGGTTATTTTGATGAATAAGCCGGGGCAACTTGCAAACCGGCTTTTTTTGTTTGCTCATTTTATTTCATCCGCTATGGAGCATAAGTTTACAGTCCTTTGTCCTTCGTTGGATGAATATGCTCTCTATTTCAAAAATTTTGCTGGTTCTCTCTGCCCCCGTTTTCCGTGCACATTTGTAAGAAGGTATAGCCAACAAAAAGCACATCAAAGGAATTTCTGTTATGTGCTATTAAATAAATTGGGAAGAATGGTTTTGAAGAACAAATCCCGCTATGGAATGTTGAGAACTGGACTTATTGCGACACATAGTGAAATATTTGATATTTCCCAAAAAGACATTGTTCGGCAGCTAAAAAAGCCGTTCTGTTTCATTCGTAACTACTTTTATCATGATGTGAAAGGACTGAAGAAATATCGAAATGAAATTGCTCCATTATTCGTTCTTTCCGATGAGTATGCAGAGAAAATCAAAAGCTTTAGTAAAGGCATGAGAAAGGATGTAGAGATTGTTATTGGCGTCCACATTCGCCGTGGTGACTACAAAACATGGCGTGGAGGTCAATATTACTTTGAAGATGATGTGTATACTCGGTTTATTGCCCAGGCAAAAAACCTATTCAGTGGGAAAAGGGTTCGCTTCCTGATCTGCTCGAATGAGTCGGTTGATGTGTCTGTTGGGGGCGATGCTGATTGCATTATGGGCCCTGGTTCAGAAATAGAAGATCTCTATGCATTGGCTGAATGTGATTATCTTATAGGTCCTCCAAGTTCATACTCTCGATGGGCATCGTTTTTATCATATAGCCCTCTTTTTGCGATTGAAGATCCTGATCATGTTCTTTGTTTGGAAGATTTTAAGGATGTCTTTGAAAGTCCTTGGATGACACATTCTACAGTGCAGCCGACCAAAGCAGGCTGA
- a CDS encoding nucleotide sugar dehydrogenase, whose amino-acid sequence MVDKKHYVEELKNKFLSKEACIGILGLGYVGLPLGLTFAEKGFSVLGFDIDQEKIHLISAGTSYIKHIGSERVNNAVKAGRLSATSDFSRTTEPDALILCVPTPLDKYREPDLSFVINTFEAMLPYVRKGQLISLESTTYPGTTEEELRSRLEEDRGFQVGNDLFLVYSPEREDPGNKKFNTATIPKVVGGTTPSCLEVGKALYGAVIEKVVPVSSTKAAELTKLLENIYRAVNIGLVNEMKIIADRMGIDIWEVIEAAASKPFGFTPFYPGPGLGGHCIPIDPFYLTWKARAYEVNTRFIELAGEVNAAMPEWVINKTMEALNEQGKAMKGSRILVLGLAYKKNIDDIRESPSVRLLELLRDKGADYGYIDHFYPKFPRMREHHFDLEATPFTMEYIRAADCIIIATDHDDFDYDLLQREAKLIVDTRGRYRKNFSNVVKS is encoded by the coding sequence ATGGTGGATAAGAAGCATTATGTTGAGGAGTTAAAGAATAAATTTCTAAGTAAAGAAGCTTGTATTGGTATATTGGGACTTGGCTACGTCGGCCTTCCCTTGGGGTTGACCTTTGCTGAAAAGGGTTTTTCCGTTCTTGGTTTTGACATTGATCAAGAAAAGATACATCTGATTTCTGCCGGTACATCTTACATTAAACACATCGGATCTGAGCGGGTGAACAATGCTGTTAAGGCCGGTCGTCTTTCTGCTACATCTGATTTTTCTCGTACGACTGAACCTGATGCTCTCATTCTCTGTGTCCCTACTCCTTTGGATAAGTACCGTGAACCTGATTTGTCATTTGTTATCAACACCTTTGAAGCCATGCTGCCCTATGTCCGGAAAGGACAGCTTATCAGCCTTGAAAGTACAACGTACCCTGGTACCACCGAAGAGGAACTCCGATCTCGTCTTGAGGAAGACAGAGGATTTCAGGTAGGAAACGATTTGTTCCTTGTATATTCTCCGGAGAGGGAAGACCCCGGTAACAAGAAATTTAATACCGCGACCATACCGAAGGTCGTTGGCGGAACAACACCATCATGTTTGGAAGTGGGAAAAGCACTGTATGGGGCCGTCATTGAGAAGGTGGTCCCTGTCTCTTCCACAAAAGCTGCCGAATTAACCAAACTTTTGGAGAATATTTATCGGGCTGTTAATATCGGCCTTGTGAATGAAATGAAAATAATAGCGGATCGTATGGGCATTGATATTTGGGAGGTTATTGAGGCGGCAGCTTCAAAACCTTTTGGCTTTACTCCGTTTTACCCTGGACCCGGGCTTGGTGGACACTGCATTCCTATCGATCCTTTTTATTTAACCTGGAAAGCAAGAGCGTACGAGGTAAACACTCGTTTTATTGAGCTTGCAGGTGAAGTAAATGCCGCCATGCCTGAGTGGGTTATAAATAAAACCATGGAAGCCTTAAACGAACAGGGTAAGGCGATGAAAGGATCAAGAATCTTGGTATTAGGGCTTGCTTATAAGAAGAACATTGATGATATAAGGGAATCCCCCTCTGTCCGGTTGTTGGAACTTTTACGGGACAAGGGGGCGGATTACGGCTATATTGATCACTTCTATCCTAAGTTTCCAAGGATGCGAGAGCACCATTTTGATTTGGAAGCTACCCCCTTTACAATGGAATACATTCGGGCGGCTGATTGCATCATTATTGCAACAGATCATGACGACTTTGATTATGATTTGCTTCAGCGAGAGGCAAAGTTGATTGTTGATACCCGTGGGCGGTATAGGAAAAATTTCTCGAATGTAGTAAAAAGTTAA
- a CDS encoding glycosyltransferase, protein MGKEATLFTIGMCPGPKDSLWDREANPHLHRLSEEFLNHQAVVKTITQKDLESPFRSKVLRDIDILYFHWAPSVYDTWRYKHVGISSSLHCRLRKIAKVRGTYKIFLHFYMQMANSIVRSRITKTAYGEIDAWCRDLRDLSVPIVWHQHDLLSHNVKDTDSFLSDIDEYLHRSLYSLASGIIVHEESCVKSIFDFYGSPKPYAVGYMGHFNSNEAVDKQVARSRLHIGQEKIVLLYSGTSRRNRNPRVVIQAFNALKKNHTNLELLIASRGCIKYIKSEKTKDIRIVERYLAPAEMRDYFCAADYLVSDAEQYLTSAVIRSCMQYGLPVIGNTFGTTADLAKDAIIPIDGSVEEAIQQALCIDEKQYVLMREAAFRNDEYRTWERGVSNILVLFNELIHEKEVT, encoded by the coding sequence ATGGGGAAAGAAGCTACTTTGTTTACAATAGGAATGTGTCCGGGACCGAAAGACTCCCTATGGGATCGGGAAGCTAATCCACACTTACATCGGCTTTCAGAAGAATTCTTAAACCACCAAGCCGTGGTAAAAACAATTACACAAAAAGATTTGGAATCCCCCTTTCGAAGTAAAGTGCTCAGAGATATTGATATCCTCTACTTTCATTGGGCGCCAAGTGTGTATGACACTTGGCGATATAAACATGTTGGAATCAGTAGTTCGTTGCATTGCCGGCTAAGGAAAATAGCAAAAGTTAGAGGTACTTATAAAATTTTCTTGCACTTCTATATGCAAATGGCTAACTCTATAGTCCGATCGCGAATTACAAAAACTGCATATGGCGAGATAGATGCTTGGTGCCGGGATCTTCGAGATCTTTCTGTCCCAATTGTTTGGCATCAGCATGATTTACTATCTCACAATGTTAAAGATACAGATTCTTTTTTGTCGGATATCGATGAGTATCTTCATCGCTCTCTATATTCTTTGGCTAGCGGTATTATCGTTCATGAAGAATCTTGTGTAAAGTCTATTTTCGATTTCTATGGTTCCCCAAAGCCATATGCAGTCGGCTATATGGGGCATTTTAATAGCAATGAGGCAGTTGACAAGCAGGTAGCACGATCCAGACTGCACATAGGTCAGGAAAAAATAGTATTATTGTACAGTGGAACATCCAGACGTAATCGTAATCCAAGAGTGGTAATACAAGCATTTAACGCATTAAAGAAAAATCACACTAACTTGGAGCTCCTTATTGCCAGCCGAGGTTGCATAAAATATATAAAATCAGAGAAGACGAAGGATATTCGCATTGTAGAACGCTATCTTGCTCCTGCGGAGATGCGGGATTACTTTTGTGCTGCTGATTATCTGGTCAGCGATGCAGAACAATATCTTACATCTGCCGTAATACGAAGTTGTATGCAGTACGGCTTGCCAGTTATAGGTAATACGTTCGGCACCACCGCTGATCTGGCCAAAGATGCGATAATTCCCATTGACGGAAGTGTAGAGGAGGCTATACAACAAGCCTTATGCATAGATGAAAAACAATATGTGTTGATGAGAGAGGCGGCCTTCAGGAATGATGAATATCGGACGTGGGAACGTGGTGTATCGAATATACTTGTATTGTTTAATGAATTGATCCATGAAAAAGAGGTTACATAA
- a CDS encoding glycosyltransferase family 2 protein, translating into MPLFSIITVCYNAKTTISNTINSVLNQSFTDFEYIIVDGGSTDGTLDIVNPYAEQRKLGLISESDDGIYDAMNKGIQLANGKYLNFLNADDTLCDESVLMSVADQIHNMPNKQIYYGNLLYRNRDGNIDQYFRPNQDIRNFLRDNCITQQALFYDKEVFSVVGKFNSRIRIVGDYEWLLRAVFRKKITSYYMNVNISNFTIGGVSTGRMYKRIHNKEREKLYLVYFPVKYIRRKISNLRRWGKKLLCLQ; encoded by the coding sequence ATGCCACTGTTTTCAATCATTACAGTTTGTTATAACGCCAAAACAACAATCTCCAATACAATTAATTCTGTTCTCAATCAATCGTTTACTGATTTTGAATATATTATTGTTGATGGTGGTTCTACGGATGGTACTCTTGATATTGTAAATCCATATGCCGAACAAAGGAAACTTGGGTTAATCTCGGAGTCAGATGATGGTATCTATGATGCAATGAATAAAGGTATACAACTGGCTAATGGGAAATATTTGAATTTCTTGAATGCCGATGATACATTATGTGATGAATCTGTTCTTATGTCTGTGGCCGATCAAATTCATAATATGCCCAATAAACAAATATATTATGGAAATTTGCTCTATCGTAACAGAGATGGGAATATAGATCAGTATTTTAGGCCCAACCAGGATATCAGAAACTTTCTTCGTGATAATTGTATAACACAGCAGGCTCTTTTTTATGATAAAGAAGTTTTTAGCGTTGTTGGAAAATTTAATTCCCGTATAAGAATTGTAGGCGACTATGAATGGTTGCTTCGTGCAGTATTCCGAAAAAAAATAACTTCTTACTATATGAACGTTAATATAAGTAATTTTACAATTGGTGGCGTTTCGACTGGCAGAATGTATAAGAGGATTCATAATAAAGAAAGAGAAAAGCTTTATTTAGTTTATTTTCCAGTTAAATATATTCGAAGAAAAATAAGTAATCTCAGAAGATGGGGAAAGAAGCTACTTTGTTTACAATAG
- a CDS encoding CatB-related O-acetyltransferase: protein MNRVKRKIKKKIRTIFFQFFPEFKTFNFSFHQKEAYSSIINSLAKMYAPYYIVNSQIDEYTYIAKNSSIINTHIGKFCSIGPNFCCGWGIHPLNGISTSPVFYSTKKQVGVSFSLKDKIEEHKNIIIGNDVFIGINVTVLDGVKINDGAVIGAGAVVVDDVDPYSIVAGVPAKHIKYRFDLNLVKELHKIKWWDFEESKLKDVEKYFFAIESFILKYKENK from the coding sequence ATGAATAGGGTGAAGAGAAAAATAAAAAAAAAGATTCGTACAATTTTCTTTCAGTTTTTTCCAGAATTTAAAACATTTAATTTTTCTTTTCATCAGAAAGAAGCATATAGCTCGATAATAAATTCGCTTGCAAAAATGTATGCCCCATATTATATTGTGAATTCACAGATTGATGAATATACTTATATAGCAAAGAATTCTAGTATTATAAATACGCATATTGGAAAATTTTGTTCTATTGGTCCTAATTTTTGTTGTGGTTGGGGAATACATCCTTTAAATGGAATTTCTACATCCCCTGTCTTTTATTCGACTAAAAAACAAGTTGGAGTTTCATTTTCTTTGAAGGATAAGATAGAAGAACATAAAAATATAATAATAGGTAATGATGTTTTTATTGGTATAAATGTTACAGTTTTAGATGGAGTGAAAATTAATGATGGTGCAGTTATTGGTGCAGGTGCTGTGGTTGTTGATGATGTTGACCCTTATTCAATTGTTGCCGGTGTTCCTGCTAAACATATTAAATATAGGTTCGACTTGAATCTTGTGAAAGAGTTACATAAGATAAAATGGTGGGATTTTGAAGAGAGTAAACTAAAAGATGTTGAAAAGTATTTTTTTGCTATAGAGTCTTTTATTCTAAAATATAAGGAAAATAAGTAA
- a CDS encoding motility associated factor glycosyltransferase family protein, which yields MAQIKRILKNWVIPPGYFNIIKGHQNRKKSATPQEVLNSALEIKNKKNTHKDEKCFILATGPSINSMDLSPLEERNCISVSHFYLHKLASIIKPAYHVLAPYHPPFDFDSLKKIFDGLASTYNHSIQYFFGYQNYEYSIYNFFEQYKEYKKLFTYSFINYSESEPLNDKNYMQKNIWDISLNPFLIRTVIYEAIQIAFYLGFKKIYLLGCDHNYLWIRNYKNEIKDHHFYKEAQGSGEKEYQHLNSFTTERWFAEYYERWKQYRLIKEYLLANNVSVINLTPNSMLDVFPSEDFESIIHE from the coding sequence ATGGCACAAATAAAAAGAATTTTGAAAAACTGGGTCATCCCTCCTGGTTATTTTAACATAATAAAAGGACATCAGAATCGAAAGAAGTCTGCTACACCTCAAGAAGTATTGAATTCTGCTTTAGAAATTAAAAATAAGAAAAATACTCATAAAGATGAGAAATGCTTTATTTTAGCAACGGGACCATCAATAAATTCGATGGATTTAAGTCCTTTAGAAGAAAGAAACTGCATTTCTGTTAGTCATTTTTATTTACACAAATTAGCATCTATAATAAAGCCTGCTTATCATGTGCTCGCTCCGTATCATCCTCCGTTTGATTTTGATTCATTAAAGAAAATCTTTGATGGATTAGCCAGTACCTATAATCACAGTATTCAATATTTTTTCGGATACCAAAATTATGAATATTCTATTTATAATTTTTTTGAGCAATACAAAGAATATAAGAAGTTATTTACTTATTCTTTTATTAATTATTCGGAAAGTGAACCTTTAAATGATAAAAATTATATGCAAAAGAATATCTGGGATATTTCACTAAATCCTTTTCTAATACGTACAGTTATTTATGAAGCAATCCAAATTGCTTTTTATTTGGGGTTTAAAAAAATATATTTACTTGGGTGTGATCATAATTATTTATGGATAAGAAATTATAAAAATGAAATAAAAGATCACCATTTTTATAAAGAGGCACAAGGAAGTGGTGAGAAGGAATACCAACATTTAAATAGTTTTACTACAGAACGCTGGTTTGCAGAATACTATGAACGATGGAAACAATATAGATTAATTAAAGAATATCTTCTTGCTAATAATGTCTCAGTTATAAATCTTACTCCTAATAGTATGTTAGATGTATTTCCTTCTGAAGATTTTGAGAGTATTATTCATGAATAG
- a CDS encoding N-acetylneuraminate synthase family protein — MNTDLIVVAEIGCNHKGSMDIAKEMVLVAATFCKADVVKFQKRTNKELLSPEMYNAPHPNPINAYGKTYGEHREFLEFNIDQHKELKEWCEINNVIYSSSVWDLTAAKEIVSLQPKIVKIPSASNLNFKMLEWICDNYEGEVQLSLGMTSQKEEELIVNLFQKKHRANDLTLFACTSGYPVPFEDISLLEITRLKSKFSGIVKNIGFSGHHLGIAVDIAAFTLGARIFERHFTLDRTWKGTDHAASLEPQGLRKLCRDLRNVEKSLTYKKAEILDIEKEQRKKLKWHK; from the coding sequence ATGAATACTGATCTTATAGTCGTTGCAGAAATAGGGTGTAACCATAAGGGAAGTATGGATATTGCTAAAGAAATGGTGTTAGTCGCTGCAACTTTCTGTAAGGCAGATGTTGTAAAATTCCAAAAACGGACGAATAAAGAACTTTTATCACCAGAAATGTATAATGCACCACATCCGAATCCCATAAATGCATATGGAAAAACGTATGGCGAGCATAGAGAATTTTTAGAATTCAATATTGATCAACATAAAGAATTAAAGGAATGGTGCGAGATTAATAATGTCATATATTCATCATCGGTTTGGGACTTAACAGCCGCAAAAGAAATAGTTTCCTTGCAACCAAAAATTGTAAAAATCCCTTCAGCGTCAAATTTAAATTTTAAAATGCTTGAATGGATTTGTGATAACTATGAAGGAGAAGTACAACTTTCTTTAGGTATGACTTCCCAAAAAGAGGAAGAGCTGATAGTTAACCTTTTTCAAAAAAAACATCGTGCTAATGATTTAACGCTCTTTGCCTGTACTTCAGGATATCCTGTTCCTTTTGAGGATATTAGCCTTTTAGAGATAACAAGATTGAAGAGTAAATTTTCTGGTATTGTAAAGAATATAGGTTTTTCTGGACATCATCTTGGGATAGCCGTTGATATTGCTGCCTTTACCTTGGGCGCAAGGATATTCGAGAGACATTTTACGCTTGATCGTACCTGGAAAGGCACTGATCATGCAGCCTCGTTAGAGCCTCAAGGGCTTAGAAAGCTTTGCCGGGACTTGAGAAATGTCGAAAAGTCTTTGACATATAAGAAAGCAGAAATATTAGATATCGAGAAAGAACAACGAAAGAAACTAAAATGGCACAAATAA